Genomic segment of Desulfobacterales bacterium:
TAAAGACACAGCCCTGCTTGAGAAACTGGCAGCCCGGTATGCTCTTGAAAAGACCCGGGCCGTTCCCAACTCGGCGAATCATGTGGATGTAAATGTCTATGGTATCCTTCCCCTGGAGTTGTACCGTGTCGGAATGGGGCGCGGATTTCTGGAAGAGGGGCTGAAACTGGCTGACGGCCAATGGCAGGATACTTTACCCGTAGGATTAACCAGCCAGGCCCGTTTCTGGATAGATGACATCTGGATGATAGGAAGTCTGCAGATTCAGGCGTACCGTGCTACCGATGACAACAAGTACCTGCAGCGGGCAGCAGAGGTAATTGATGCCTACATAAAAAATCTTCAGCAGCCTGACGGTCTTTTTTTTCACGGGAACAACGGCCCGTTTTACTGGGGCAGGGGAAACGGCTGGGTAGCGGCTGGTTTGGCCGAACTGTTGAGCGAATTGCCTGAAAGTGATGCCCGCTATTCTTTTATCCTCGGCCGATACTGTAAGATGATGAAAACGCTGCTCCGTTACCAGGCGGAAGACGGCATGTGGCGACAATTAATAGACAGGGAAGAGTCTTTTAAAGAAACTTCGGCGACCGCTATGTTCGGGTATGCCATGACTGTTGGCGTGAGGAAAGGTTTGCTGCCTGGGGAAATATACGGCCCGGCTATTGACAGGGCCTGGAATGCACTGACCCAATACATAGACGCCCGGGGAATGATCCGGGAGGTTTGTGTGGGCACGGAGCAAAGTACCGATTTAAATTTTTACCTGACCCGTCCGCGCGTTACCGGAGATTTGCACGGACAGGCACCTTTACTTTGGTTTGCATATGAATACCTCTGAAAAATTTTTACTGCTTATCCAGCATCCCGTAAAATCCCGGTTTCTGGTATCGGAACCCGAGAGAAGAGCCGGACTCATCGGTTCGGTGTTACTCGATCTGGTATATGGACATAATCTGGAGACCGATAATAAAAAGCTGATAGTAAGAACAAATAAGACCGAAGTATCTGAAGCGCACAGATTAATTCTGCAAAAAATTGATGAGTCAAAACAGATCCGGAAGACAAGGTTTTGGATTGAAAAATTATTCCGTCAATCGGGGAATTATCAAAAAAGACTTCTTAATGATCTGGAAAATAAGAAGATAATAAAAATTATACCCAGACAATTCCTTTTTATCAAATATTACAGATCGCGGCTGGTAAACACGGCCGTAAGGGATAACCTTATTGAAGA
This window contains:
- a CDS encoding glycoside hydrolase family 88 protein, which codes for KDTALLEKLAARYALEKTRAVPNSANHVDVNVYGILPLELYRVGMGRGFLEEGLKLADGQWQDTLPVGLTSQARFWIDDIWMIGSLQIQAYRATDDNKYLQRAAEVIDAYIKNLQQPDGLFFHGNNGPFYWGRGNGWVAAGLAELLSELPESDARYSFILGRYCKMMKTLLRYQAEDGMWRQLIDREESFKETSATAMFGYAMTVGVRKGLLPGEIYGPAIDRAWNALTQYIDARGMIREVCVGTEQSTDLNFYLTRPRVTGDLHGQAPLLWFAYEYL
- a CDS encoding GPP34 family phosphoprotein — translated: MNTSEKFLLLIQHPVKSRFLVSEPERRAGLIGSVLLDLVYGHNLETDNKKLIVRTNKTEVSEAHRLILQKIDESKQIRKTRFWIEKLFRQSGNYQKRLLNDLENKKIIKIIPRQFLFIKYYRSRLVNTAVRDNLIEEIRDIIFKNKKADNENALILGLIEACNMYKIICRDRFEKKICKKELKELRQTVLFPPNLDLVIKGIQAAIREAIMAYGAAI